A region from the Pseudomonas sp. P8_229 genome encodes:
- a CDS encoding CoA transferase subunit A translates to MAEILSLHDAVKQFVNDGDTVALEGFTHLIPTAAGHEIIRQGKKDLTLVRMTPDLIYDQLIGAGCVRKLIFSWGGNPGVGSLHRLRDAVEKQWPHALEIEEHSHADLANAYVAGASGLPFAVLRAYAGSDLPKVNPLIKSVTCPFTGEVLAAVPSVRPDVTVIHAQKADRQGNVLLWGILGVQKEAALAAKRCIVTVEEIVDNLNAPMNACVLPTWALSAVCHVPGGAHPSYAHGYTERDNRFYQAWDPIARDRETFTAWINEYIHGCADFSEFQAKLAAASEAK, encoded by the coding sequence ATGGCTGAGATCCTTTCGCTGCACGACGCGGTGAAGCAATTCGTCAACGACGGTGACACCGTCGCGCTCGAAGGCTTCACTCACCTGATCCCTACGGCGGCAGGTCATGAAATCATTCGTCAGGGCAAGAAGGATCTGACCCTGGTGCGGATGACGCCTGACCTGATCTACGACCAACTGATCGGTGCCGGTTGTGTACGCAAGCTGATCTTTTCCTGGGGCGGCAATCCGGGGGTGGGTTCGCTGCACCGTCTGCGTGATGCGGTCGAGAAGCAATGGCCGCATGCGCTGGAAATCGAAGAGCACAGTCACGCCGACCTGGCCAATGCCTACGTCGCCGGCGCTTCCGGCCTGCCGTTCGCCGTTCTGCGGGCCTACGCCGGTTCCGACCTGCCGAAGGTCAACCCGCTGATCAAATCCGTGACCTGCCCGTTCACCGGTGAAGTGCTGGCGGCGGTGCCGTCGGTGCGTCCGGACGTGACCGTGATCCACGCGCAGAAAGCCGACCGCCAAGGCAACGTGCTGCTGTGGGGCATTCTCGGGGTGCAGAAAGAAGCCGCACTGGCGGCCAAGCGCTGCATCGTCACCGTCGAGGAGATCGTCGATAACCTCAACGCACCGATGAACGCCTGCGTGCTGCCGACCTGGGCCTTGAGCGCGGTCTGCCACGTACCCGGCGGCGCGCATCCGTCCTACGCCCACGGTTACACCGAGCGCGACAATCGTTTCTATCAGGCGTGGGATCCGATCGCTCGCGACCGTGAGACGTTTACCGCGTGGATCAACGAGTACATCCATGGCTGCGCTGACTTCAGCGAGTTCCAGGCCAAGTTGGCCGCTGCTTCGGAGGCCAAGTAA
- a CDS encoding methyltransferase domain-containing protein yields the protein MSAKLKTAGNACTHWDAKAYQQFSRLRQRPVNELLDRVDLHDPKRIYDLGCGTGIATQLLAERWPRAQLLGVDSSRQMLDQARCLPINAHWQECDLLDWHPEQPADLLLAAAVLHFIGDHQQLLPRLLGHLRPGGCLAVHMPDWRDALWYRLMLDTLEDAGPDHTPMGPPQLRLQMAARPLLTLEEYYRLLAPLTTSRDIWETEQLQVVDGKSPIYDWVKVSALRPVMQALTPQEQARFIYHYLMRVHKHYPPEQNGQTLFPFKRIFIVAKV from the coding sequence ATGAGCGCCAAACTCAAAACGGCAGGGAACGCCTGCACCCACTGGGACGCCAAGGCGTACCAGCAGTTTTCCCGTCTCAGGCAACGCCCGGTCAACGAATTGCTCGACCGTGTCGATCTGCACGACCCCAAACGCATTTATGACCTGGGCTGCGGCACTGGCATTGCCACGCAGCTGCTGGCCGAGCGCTGGCCGCGTGCGCAGTTGCTGGGCGTCGACAGCTCGCGGCAGATGCTTGATCAGGCCCGATGCCTGCCGATCAACGCCCACTGGCAAGAATGCGACCTGCTCGACTGGCACCCCGAACAACCCGCTGATCTGCTGCTCGCGGCGGCGGTGCTGCACTTCATTGGCGATCATCAACAACTGCTGCCGCGCCTACTGGGACATCTGCGTCCCGGCGGCTGTCTGGCGGTACACATGCCGGACTGGCGCGATGCGCTGTGGTATCGACTGATGCTCGACACCCTCGAGGACGCAGGTCCCGATCACACGCCCATGGGCCCACCGCAACTGCGCCTGCAAATGGCGGCGCGACCGTTGTTGACACTGGAGGAGTACTACCGTTTGCTCGCACCGCTGACCACTTCACGGGACATCTGGGAAACCGAGCAATTGCAGGTGGTCGACGGCAAGTCGCCGATCTACGACTGGGTGAAGGTCTCGGCGCTGAGGCCGGTGATGCAGGCGCTGACGCCACAGGAACAGGCGCGGTTTATCTACCACTACCTGATGCGGGTGCATAAGCATTACCCGCCGGAGCAAAACGGGCAGACGCTGTTTCCGTTCAAGCGGATTTTCATTGTCGCCAAGGTGTGA
- the pcaD gene encoding 3-oxoadipate enol-lactonase has protein sequence MAFVQLADGELHYVIEGPVDAPVLVLSNSLGTDLHMWDAQMPAFTEHFRVLRFDTRGHGQSLVTPGPYSIEQLGRDVLGLLDALHIERAHFCGLSMGGLIGQWLGINAGHRLHTLIVCNTAAKIGDPSVWNPRIETVLRDGPAAMVALRDASIARWFTPDFSAANPGAAKKITDMLAATSPQGYAANCAAVRDADFRDQLASINLPLLVIAGTEDAVTPPSGGHFIQERVRGAEYAEFHAAHLSNVQAGAAFSDRVLAFLNA, from the coding sequence GTGGCTTTCGTTCAACTCGCCGATGGCGAACTTCATTACGTTATTGAAGGCCCGGTGGATGCGCCGGTGCTGGTGCTGTCCAACTCATTGGGCACCGATCTGCACATGTGGGACGCGCAGATGCCGGCCTTCACCGAACACTTTCGCGTGCTGCGTTTTGATACCCGCGGTCACGGCCAGTCGCTGGTGACGCCGGGGCCATACAGCATCGAGCAACTGGGCCGCGATGTACTCGGACTGCTCGATGCGCTGCATATCGAACGCGCGCATTTCTGCGGATTGTCGATGGGCGGCTTGATCGGCCAGTGGCTGGGGATCAACGCCGGTCATCGCCTGCACACGTTGATCGTGTGCAACACCGCAGCGAAGATCGGCGACCCGTCGGTGTGGAATCCGCGCATCGAAACCGTGCTGCGCGATGGTCCGGCAGCGATGGTCGCACTGCGCGACGCATCGATTGCGCGCTGGTTCACCCCGGACTTTTCGGCGGCCAATCCGGGCGCTGCAAAGAAAATCACCGACATGCTCGCGGCCACTTCGCCGCAAGGTTATGCGGCCAATTGCGCGGCGGTGCGTGATGCCGATTTCCGTGATCAGCTGGCCTCGATCAACCTGCCGCTGCTGGTGATTGCCGGCACTGAAGATGCGGTGACGCCGCCGTCCGGCGGGCATTTCATTCAAGAGCGTGTGCGCGGCGCCGAGTACGCCGAGTTCCATGCCGCGCACCTGTCCAACGTGCAGGCCGGTGCGGCTTTCAGCGACCGTGTGCTGGCGTTTCTGAACGCTTGA
- the pcaC gene encoding 4-carboxymuconolactone decarboxylase encodes MDEKHRYDEGMQVRRAVLGDAHVDRSLTTLTEFNSEFQEMITRHAWGDIWTRPGLPRHTRSLITIAMLIGMNREGELKLHLRAAANNGVTRGEIKEVIMQSAIYCGIPAANATFHLAESVWDELGVESRE; translated from the coding sequence GTGGACGAGAAACATCGTTACGACGAAGGCATGCAGGTGCGCCGCGCGGTGTTGGGGGATGCGCATGTCGACCGCAGCCTGACCACACTGACCGAGTTCAATTCGGAATTCCAGGAGATGATCACCCGCCACGCCTGGGGCGACATCTGGACCCGCCCGGGCCTGCCACGGCACACCCGTAGCCTGATCACCATCGCCATGCTGATCGGGATGAATCGCGAAGGCGAACTGAAACTGCATTTGCGCGCGGCGGCGAACAATGGTGTGACCCGCGGCGAGATCAAGGAAGTGATCATGCAGAGCGCGATTTATTGCGGGATTCCGGCGGCCAATGCCACATTCCATCTGGCGGAGTCGGTGTGGGATGAGCTGGGTGTCGAATCCCGGGAGTGA
- the pcaG gene encoding protocatechuate 3,4-dioxygenase subunit alpha has translation MTLTATTSHTVGPYYHIGLTWLNRENLAVEQTLGERVAITGQVVDGNGDVVNDAMLEVWQANAAGKYAHPEDEQDKPLDPHFEGFGRVPVDAEGRFRFTTIKPGTVEGLKGSTQAPHLVVLVFARGLVKHLLTRIYFEGDPANVDDPLLECVPAERRATLLAKKDVSGVYQWNVILQGTEAETVFFDY, from the coding sequence ATGACGCTGACTGCCACCACGTCTCACACCGTCGGGCCGTATTACCACATCGGCCTGACTTGGCTGAACCGCGAAAACCTCGCGGTCGAACAAACCCTCGGCGAGCGCGTGGCGATCACCGGCCAAGTCGTTGACGGCAACGGCGATGTGGTCAACGACGCGATGCTCGAAGTCTGGCAGGCCAACGCCGCCGGCAAGTACGCGCACCCGGAAGACGAGCAGGACAAGCCGCTGGACCCGCATTTCGAAGGTTTCGGTCGGGTGCCGGTGGACGCCGAAGGGCGCTTCCGTTTCACCACGATCAAGCCGGGCACGGTCGAAGGCCTGAAGGGCTCGACCCAGGCGCCGCATCTGGTGGTGCTGGTGTTTGCCCGTGGGCTGGTCAAGCACTTGCTGACGCGCATCTACTTCGAAGGCGACCCGGCGAATGTTGATGATCCGTTGCTGGAGTGCGTGCCGGCTGAGCGTCGTGCGACGTTGCTGGCGAAAAAGGACGTCTCGGGTGTTTACCAGTGGAATGTGATTTTGCAGGGCACTGAGGCGGAGACGGTGTTCTTCGATTATTAA
- the pcaF gene encoding 3-oxoadipyl-CoA thiolase, whose amino-acid sequence MMRDVYICDAIRTPIGRFGGGLAAVRADDLAAVPIKALMERNPSVDWNAIDEVFLGCANQAGEDNRNVARMALLLAGLPDSVPGVTLNRLCASGMDAIGTAFRAIASGEMELAIAGGVESMSRAPFVMGKADAAFSRNMKLEDTTIGWRFINPLMKAQYGVDAMPQTADNVADDYKVSRADQDAFALRSQQRTAAAQAAGYFAEEIVEVRIAHKKGETVVSQDEHPRADTTIEALSKLKPVNGPDKTVTAGNASGVNDGAAALILASAEAVKKHGLTARAKVLGMASAGIAPRVMGIGPVPAVRKLIERLGVAVSDFDVIELNEAFASQGLAVLRELGLADDAPQVNPNGGAIALGHPLGMSGARLVLTALHQLEKIQGKKGLATMCVGVGQGLALAIERV is encoded by the coding sequence ATGATGCGTGACGTGTATATCTGCGATGCGATTCGTACCCCCATCGGCCGTTTCGGCGGTGGTCTGGCTGCCGTGCGCGCTGACGATCTGGCCGCCGTGCCGATCAAGGCACTGATGGAACGCAATCCCTCGGTGGACTGGAACGCGATCGACGAAGTGTTCCTCGGCTGCGCCAACCAGGCCGGTGAAGACAACCGCAACGTGGCGCGCATGGCGCTGCTGCTGGCCGGCCTGCCAGACAGCGTGCCGGGCGTGACCCTCAACCGTCTCTGCGCTTCGGGCATGGACGCGATCGGCACCGCGTTCCGCGCGATTGCCAGCGGCGAGATGGAGCTGGCGATTGCCGGCGGCGTCGAGTCGATGTCCCGCGCGCCGTTCGTGATGGGCAAGGCTGACGCGGCGTTCTCGCGCAACATGAAACTGGAAGACACCACCATCGGCTGGCGTTTCATCAATCCGTTGATGAAGGCGCAGTATGGCGTCGATGCGATGCCGCAGACCGCTGACAACGTCGCTGACGACTATAAAGTGTCGCGCGCCGATCAGGACGCGTTTGCCCTGCGCAGCCAGCAACGCACTGCCGCTGCACAAGCTGCGGGCTACTTCGCCGAGGAAATCGTCGAAGTGCGGATCGCCCACAAGAAGGGCGAAACTGTGGTCAGCCAGGACGAACACCCACGCGCCGACACCACGATTGAAGCGCTGAGCAAACTCAAACCGGTCAACGGCCCGGACAAGACCGTCACCGCCGGCAATGCCTCCGGCGTCAATGACGGTGCCGCCGCGCTGATTCTCGCTTCGGCTGAAGCGGTGAAGAAACACGGTCTGACCGCTCGCGCCAAAGTGCTCGGCATGGCCAGTGCCGGTATCGCGCCACGCGTCATGGGCATCGGCCCGGTGCCGGCGGTGCGCAAACTCATCGAGCGCCTCGGCGTGGCGGTCAGCGATTTCGACGTGATTGAACTCAATGAAGCCTTCGCCAGCCAGGGCCTGGCAGTCCTGCGCGAACTGGGATTGGCGGACGACGCGCCGCAGGTCAATCCGAATGGTGGCGCGATTGCCTTGGGCCATCCGTTGGGGATGAGCGGCGCGCGCTTGGTGCTGACCGCGTTGCATCAGCTTGAAAAGATTCAAGGCAAGAAAGGTCTGGCGACGATGTGCGTCGGAGTAGGGCAGGGTCTGGCCCTGGCGATCGAACGCGTCTGA
- a CDS encoding MFS transporter translates to MNQPQSAVGNCLDVQTFINAQPISRYQWRVVILCFLIVFLDGLDTAAMGFIAPALSQDWGIDRASLGPVMSAALIGMVFGALGSGPLADRFGRKVVLVGAVLLFGAFSLASAYSTNVEQLLVLRFLTGLGLGAGMPNATTLLSEYTPERKKSLLVTSMFCGFNLGMAGGGFISAKLIPAFGWHSLLMIGGILPLILAVVLLFWLPESARYLVVRNRGTDKVRKTLSPIDPLAVAQASSFSVPEQKTVKARNVFAVIFSGTYSTGTLLLWLTYFMGLVIVYLLTSWLPTLMRDSGASMEQAAFIGALFQFGGVLSAVAVGWAMDRFNPHKVIGIFYLLAGVFAYAVGQSLGNITLLATLVLVAGMCVNGAQSAMPSLAARFYPTQGRATGVSWMLGIGRFGAILGAWMGATLLGLGWNFEQVLTALVIPAALATTAVVIKGMVSHADAT, encoded by the coding sequence ATGAACCAGCCTCAGTCCGCTGTAGGTAACTGCCTCGATGTGCAGACCTTCATCAATGCCCAACCGATCTCGCGCTATCAGTGGCGGGTGGTGATCCTGTGTTTCCTGATTGTGTTTCTCGATGGCCTCGACACCGCCGCGATGGGCTTCATCGCTCCGGCGTTGTCCCAGGACTGGGGCATCGACCGCGCCAGCCTCGGCCCGGTGATGAGCGCCGCGCTGATCGGCATGGTCTTCGGCGCACTCGGCTCCGGCCCGCTGGCTGACCGCTTCGGGCGCAAAGTCGTGCTGGTCGGCGCCGTCCTGTTGTTCGGCGCCTTCAGCCTGGCCTCGGCGTACAGCACCAACGTCGAGCAACTGCTGGTGCTGCGTTTCCTCACCGGCCTCGGTCTGGGTGCTGGCATGCCCAACGCCACCACGCTGCTCTCGGAATACACCCCGGAGCGCAAGAAATCGTTGCTGGTGACCAGCATGTTCTGCGGCTTCAACCTCGGCATGGCCGGCGGCGGTTTCATTTCGGCGAAACTGATCCCGGCGTTCGGCTGGCACAGCCTGCTGATGATCGGCGGGATCCTGCCGTTGATCCTCGCTGTGGTGTTGCTGTTCTGGCTGCCGGAATCGGCGCGCTATCTGGTGGTGCGCAATCGCGGCACCGACAAAGTACGCAAGACCTTGTCGCCGATCGATCCGCTTGCCGTGGCGCAGGCATCGAGTTTCAGCGTGCCGGAGCAGAAAACCGTCAAGGCGCGCAACGTGTTCGCGGTGATCTTTTCCGGTACCTACAGCACCGGCACCTTGCTGCTGTGGCTGACCTATTTCATGGGCCTGGTCATCGTGTACCTGCTGACCAGTTGGCTGCCGACCCTGATGCGTGACAGCGGCGCGAGCATGGAGCAGGCGGCGTTCATTGGCGCGCTGTTCCAGTTCGGCGGAGTGTTGAGCGCGGTCGCTGTGGGATGGGCGATGGATCGCTTCAATCCGCATAAGGTCATCGGCATTTTCTACCTGCTGGCCGGGGTGTTTGCCTACGCGGTGGGGCAGAGCCTGGGCAACATCACGTTGCTGGCGACGTTGGTACTGGTGGCGGGGATGTGCGTCAACGGCGCGCAATCGGCAATGCCTTCGCTGGCGGCGCGGTTTTATCCGACCCAGGGCCGGGCGACGGGTGTTTCATGGATGCTGGGGATTGGCCGCTTTGGCGCGATTCTCGGCGCGTGGATGGGCGCGACGCTGCTGGGCCTGGGCTGGAATTTCGAGCAGGTGTTGACGGCGCTGGTGATTCCGGCGGCGTTGGCGACGACGGCGGTGGTGATCAAAGGCATGGTGAGTCATGCGGATGCGACTTGA
- a CDS encoding MFS family transporter: MTTTTAHYTGEERSKRIFAIVGASSGNLVEWFDFYVYAFCAIYFAPAFFPSDNPTVQLVNTAGVFAAGFLMRPIGGWIFGRLADKKGRKTSMMISVLMMCFGSLLIACLPTYSSIGVWAPLLLLFARLLQGLSVGGEYGTTATYMSEVALKGQRGFFASFQYVTLIGGQLLAVLLVVILQQFLSEDELRAYGWRIPFVVGAVAAVISLFLRRSLKETASKEMRENKDAGSIRALFRDHKAAFITVLGYTAGGSLIFYTFTTYMQKYLVNTAGMHAKTASYIMTGALFLYMCMQPLFGMLADKIGRRNSMLWFGALGTLFTVPILLSLKSVSSPILAFVLITVALAIVSFYTSISGLVKAEMFPPEVRALGVGLAYAVANAIFGGSAEYVALSLKAGGMENAFYWYVTVMMAVAFLFSLRLPKQAAYLHHDL, from the coding sequence ATGACAACTACCACCGCTCATTACACCGGCGAAGAGCGCAGCAAGCGCATCTTCGCGATTGTCGGTGCCTCGTCCGGCAACCTGGTCGAATGGTTCGACTTCTATGTCTACGCCTTCTGCGCGATCTATTTCGCCCCGGCGTTCTTCCCCTCCGACAATCCCACAGTGCAACTGGTCAACACGGCCGGGGTGTTCGCCGCCGGGTTCCTGATGCGCCCGATTGGTGGCTGGATTTTCGGCCGGCTGGCGGACAAGAAGGGCCGCAAGACCTCGATGATGATTTCGGTGCTGATGATGTGCTTCGGCTCGCTGCTCATCGCGTGTTTGCCGACCTATTCCAGCATCGGTGTCTGGGCGCCGCTGCTGTTGCTGTTCGCGCGTCTGCTGCAAGGTTTGTCGGTGGGTGGCGAATACGGCACCACCGCGACCTACATGAGCGAAGTCGCGCTCAAGGGCCAGCGCGGGTTCTTCGCCTCGTTCCAGTACGTGACCCTGATCGGTGGACAACTGCTGGCGGTGCTGCTGGTGGTGATCCTGCAGCAGTTCCTCAGCGAAGACGAACTGCGTGCTTACGGCTGGCGGATTCCGTTTGTGGTCGGTGCGGTGGCGGCGGTGATTTCGCTGTTCCTGCGGCGTTCGCTGAAAGAAACCGCCAGCAAGGAAATGCGCGAGAACAAGGATGCCGGCAGCATCCGTGCGCTGTTCCGCGATCACAAAGCGGCGTTCATCACCGTGCTCGGTTACACCGCCGGTGGCTCGCTGATTTTCTACACCTTCACCACGTACATGCAGAAGTACCTGGTGAACACCGCCGGCATGCACGCCAAGACCGCCAGTTACATCATGACCGGCGCGCTCTTCCTGTATATGTGCATGCAGCCGCTGTTCGGCATGCTCGCCGACAAGATCGGCCGACGTAATTCGATGCTCTGGTTCGGCGCACTCGGCACGCTGTTCACGGTGCCGATCCTGCTGAGCCTGAAAAGCGTCAGCAGCCCGATTCTGGCCTTCGTGCTGATCACCGTGGCGCTGGCGATCGTCAGTTTCTACACCTCGATCAGCGGCCTGGTGAAAGCCGAAATGTTCCCGCCGGAAGTCCGCGCGCTAGGTGTGGGTCTGGCCTACGCGGTGGCCAACGCGATCTTTGGCGGTTCGGCCGAATACGTGGCCCTGAGCCTGAAAGCCGGGGGCATGGAAAACGCCTTCTACTGGTACGTTACGGTGATGATGGCGGTGGCGTTCCTGTTCAGCCTGCGCCTGCCGAAACAGGCGGCGTACTTGCACCACGATCTCTAA
- the pcaH gene encoding protocatechuate 3,4-dioxygenase subunit beta — protein MTDKPGYRRPQEGTQPEYLHPTYQSTNLRSPSKPLVFLPHSLSEITGPTIGAERVAEKDNDLTAQHDGEPLGERIILHGRVLDENGLPVPGILVEIWQANAAGRYNHQRDLHDAPLDPNFTGTGRTVTDADGWYQFQTIKPGAYPWGNHHNAWRPAHIHFSLFGPSILTRLVTQMYFPGDPLLAYDPIYNCVPDTSAKERLIASFDLEKTIPSYALGYRWDIVLRGRDATPMEK, from the coding sequence ATGACTGACAAGCCTGGCTACCGTCGTCCGCAGGAAGGCACTCAGCCTGAGTACCTGCACCCGACGTATCAATCCACCAACCTGCGCTCGCCGTCCAAGCCGTTGGTGTTTCTGCCGCATTCGTTATCGGAGATCACCGGCCCGACCATCGGTGCCGAGCGCGTTGCCGAGAAGGACAACGACCTGACCGCCCAGCACGACGGCGAACCGTTGGGTGAGCGGATCATCCTTCACGGCCGCGTGCTCGACGAAAACGGTCTGCCGGTACCGGGGATTCTGGTGGAGATCTGGCAGGCCAACGCCGCCGGCCGCTACAACCACCAGCGTGACCTGCACGACGCACCGCTGGACCCGAACTTCACCGGCACTGGCCGCACCGTGACCGACGCCGACGGCTGGTATCAGTTCCAGACCATCAAACCAGGCGCTTACCCGTGGGGCAATCACCACAACGCGTGGCGTCCGGCGCACATTCACTTTTCGCTGTTCGGGCCGAGCATCCTCACTCGTCTGGTGACGCAGATGTACTTCCCCGGCGACCCGCTGCTGGCCTACGACCCGATCTACAACTGCGTGCCGGACACCTCGGCCAAGGAACGTTTGATCGCCAGTTTCGATCTGGAAAAAACCATTCCGTCCTACGCCCTTGGCTATCGCTGGGACATCGTCTTGCGCGGCCGCGACGCCACGCCGATGGAGAAATAA
- a CDS encoding CoA-transferase subunit beta, with protein sequence MTYTTNEMMTVAAARRLKNGSVCFVGIGLPSKAANLARLTSSPDVVLIYESGPIGAKPSVLPLSIGDGELAETADTVVPTGEIFRYWLQGGRIDVGFLGAAQVDRFGNINTTVVGDYFSPKVRLPGAGGAPEIAGSAKSVLIILKQSARSFVDKLDFITSVGHGEGGDSRKRLGLPGAGPVGIITDLCIMEPEAGTHEFVVTALHPGVTREQVVAATGWAIRFADNVATTAEPTAVELTALRDLEARTAAAHGQAPGEA encoded by the coding sequence ATGACTTACACCACCAATGAAATGATGACCGTCGCGGCGGCCCGTCGCCTGAAGAACGGCTCGGTGTGCTTCGTCGGCATTGGCCTGCCGTCGAAAGCCGCCAACCTCGCGCGCCTGACTTCGTCGCCGGACGTGGTGCTGATCTACGAATCGGGCCCGATTGGCGCCAAGCCCAGCGTGCTGCCGCTGTCGATCGGTGACGGCGAACTGGCGGAAACCGCCGACACTGTCGTACCGACCGGTGAGATTTTTCGCTATTGGCTGCAGGGCGGGCGCATCGACGTCGGTTTTCTCGGCGCCGCGCAGGTCGACCGTTTCGGCAACATCAATACCACCGTGGTCGGCGATTACTTTTCCCCGAAAGTCCGTCTGCCGGGTGCCGGTGGCGCGCCGGAGATTGCCGGCTCGGCAAAAAGCGTATTGATCATCCTTAAACAGTCGGCGCGTTCGTTTGTCGACAAGCTCGACTTCATCACCTCGGTCGGCCATGGCGAGGGCGGCGATTCGCGCAAACGTCTGGGCCTGCCGGGCGCCGGCCCGGTCGGGATCATCACCGACCTGTGCATCATGGAACCGGAAGCGGGCACCCATGAGTTCGTGGTCACCGCGCTGCACCCGGGTGTGACCCGCGAGCAAGTGGTCGCTGCCACCGGTTGGGCCATTCGTTTTGCTGACAATGTCGCCACCACCGCTGAGCCGACCGCGGTCGAGCTGACTGCGTTGCGCGACCTCGAAGCGCGCACCGCCGCGGCCCACGGCCAGGCTCCGGGAGAAGCATGA
- a CDS encoding 3-carboxy-cis,cis-muconate cycloisomerase: MTQRPGNQLFDAYFTARDMRQVFCDQGRVQAMLDFEAALARAEARVGVIPASAVAPIAAACKAGLYDFAALGEAIATAGNSAIPLVKALGKQIAATDAEAERYVHLGATSQDVMDSGLVLQLRQALELIENDLTALADSLATQAKRHAATPLAGRTWLQHATPVTLGMKVAGWLGAVTRSRQRLRELKPRLLVLQFGGASGTLAALGGQALPIAQALAEELQLTLPEQPWHTQRDRIVEFGAVLGLIAGSLGKLGRDVSLLMQTEAAEVFEPSAPGKGGSSTMPHKRNPVGAAVLIGAATRVPGLLSTLFSAMPQEHERSLGLWHAEWETLPEICCLVSGALQQAQLLADGLEVDAARMARNLELTQGLVLAEAVSIVLAQRVGRDTAHHLLEQCCKRAVAEHRHLRAVLGDEPQVTAELSSAELDHLLDPVHYLGQAQVWVARAVAEHNALSV; encoded by the coding sequence ATGACTCAGCGACCGGGCAATCAATTGTTCGATGCCTACTTCACTGCGCGCGATATGCGCCAGGTCTTTTGCGATCAGGGCCGGGTGCAGGCGATGCTCGACTTCGAAGCGGCGCTGGCCCGGGCCGAGGCGCGGGTCGGGGTGATTCCGGCGTCTGCCGTTGCCCCGATTGCCGCTGCATGCAAGGCCGGTCTGTATGACTTCGCCGCGCTGGGTGAAGCCATCGCCACGGCGGGCAATTCGGCGATTCCACTGGTCAAGGCCTTGGGCAAACAGATCGCTGCGACCGACGCCGAGGCCGAGCGTTATGTGCATCTGGGCGCCACCAGTCAGGACGTGATGGATTCCGGGCTGGTCCTGCAATTGCGGCAGGCGCTGGAACTGATTGAAAACGATCTGACAGCGCTTGCCGATTCACTCGCCACTCAAGCCAAACGTCATGCGGCGACGCCACTGGCCGGACGCACCTGGCTGCAACACGCGACACCGGTGACCCTCGGGATGAAAGTCGCCGGTTGGCTCGGTGCGGTGACCCGCAGTCGTCAGCGTCTGCGCGAACTCAAGCCTCGTCTGCTGGTGCTGCAGTTTGGCGGTGCGTCCGGCACGCTCGCGGCGCTCGGCGGGCAGGCGTTGCCGATCGCCCAGGCCCTGGCCGAAGAGCTGCAACTGACACTGCCCGAGCAACCGTGGCACACCCAGCGTGATCGCATCGTCGAGTTCGGCGCGGTACTCGGTTTGATCGCCGGCAGCCTGGGCAAACTCGGTCGCGACGTCAGCCTGCTGATGCAGACCGAAGCGGCGGAAGTGTTCGAACCGTCGGCACCGGGCAAGGGCGGTTCATCGACCATGCCGCACAAGCGCAATCCGGTAGGTGCAGCCGTGTTGATCGGCGCAGCGACCCGGGTGCCGGGTCTGCTGTCTACGCTGTTCAGCGCCATGCCCCAGGAGCACGAACGCAGCCTCGGCTTGTGGCATGCCGAATGGGAAACCCTGCCGGAGATCTGCTGCCTGGTGTCCGGTGCTTTGCAGCAGGCGCAATTGCTTGCTGATGGCCTGGAAGTCGACGCCGCCCGCATGGCGCGCAACCTCGAATTGACCCAAGGGTTGGTGCTGGCCGAAGCGGTGAGCATCGTCCTTGCGCAGCGAGTCGGGCGCGACACCGCGCATCATTTGCTCGAACAGTGCTGCAAACGTGCGGTGGCTGAACACCGCCATTTGCGCGCGGTGCTCGGCGACGAGCCGCAAGTGACTGCCGAACTGAGCAGCGCTGAACTGGATCATCTGCTCGACCCCGTGCATTACCTCGGCCAGGCGCAAGTCTGGGTCGCGCGCGCAGTGGCCGAACACAACGCATTGTCTGTCTGA